A section of the Rummeliibacillus pycnus genome encodes:
- the trpD gene encoding anthranilate phosphoribosyltransferase — protein MKLAIEKVKNNKHLYYEEMLDASKKIFQEETPLEEIEAFLIALSKKGETAQEVAALATVMKSFALEVPAPFDSYMDNCGTGGDGCNSFNISTTSAIVLAAAGAKVTKHGNRKISSAAGSSDVLEALGIHTDFTISETLDLLEKENVTFLYAPNVHPKLKRIGQVRRKIGKPTIFNLVGPLTNPVDLETQFTGIYRQDFLMEYATVMKMLGRKRGIVVTGAGGMDEASLAGQNQFVLVDHDDLIPFSLRPEDVGLKEAPLEAIRGGNPDENAIILRNLLKGKQDAYFDAVALNTGIGLFSYGKVDKIQDGVELAIDTILSGKALEKLEAVIAFSNAHRKEKIS, from the coding sequence ATGAAACTAGCAATTGAGAAAGTGAAAAATAATAAGCATCTATATTATGAGGAAATGTTAGATGCTTCAAAAAAAATATTTCAAGAAGAAACACCCCTTGAAGAAATCGAAGCGTTTTTAATTGCTTTATCTAAAAAAGGTGAGACAGCTCAAGAAGTTGCAGCTCTTGCGACTGTGATGAAATCTTTTGCGTTAGAGGTACCGGCACCATTCGATAGCTATATGGATAATTGTGGAACAGGAGGAGATGGATGTAATAGCTTTAACATAAGTACAACTTCAGCAATTGTATTAGCTGCTGCAGGAGCTAAAGTGACCAAACATGGTAACCGTAAAATTTCAAGTGCAGCCGGAAGTTCAGATGTATTAGAAGCATTAGGCATTCATACAGATTTCACGATTTCAGAAACACTTGATTTATTGGAAAAGGAAAATGTGACATTCCTATACGCACCAAATGTACATCCAAAATTAAAAAGAATTGGGCAAGTGAGAAGAAAAATTGGAAAACCAACCATATTTAATTTAGTTGGGCCTTTAACAAATCCAGTTGATTTAGAAACTCAATTTACGGGAATTTATCGTCAAGATTTTCTAATGGAGTATGCGACTGTGATGAAAATGCTTGGTCGTAAAAGAGGAATTGTCGTAACTGGTGCAGGTGGAATGGATGAAGCTTCACTTGCAGGACAAAACCAATTTGTCCTTGTTGATCATGATGACTTGATCCCATTTTCACTAAGACCTGAAGATGTTGGTTTGAAAGAAGCACCACTTGAAGCAATTCGGGGCGGTAATCCAGATGAGAATGCGATTATCTTAAGAAATTTATTAAAAGGTAAACAAGATGCCTATTTTGACGCAGTTGCGTTAAATACAGGAATTGGGCTGTTCTCTTATGGGAAAGTAGACAAAATCCAAGATGGGGTAGAACTTGCAATCGATACGATTCTTTCAGGTAAAGCACTTGAAAAATTAGAGGCAGTTATTGCATTTAGTAATGCACATCGAAAGGAGAAAATCTCATGA
- a CDS encoding energy-coupling factor ABC transporter substrate-binding protein has protein sequence MKKNIFLIILVVILAILPLFFQKGAEFGGSDDQAEAAITKIDASYKPWFSSIWEPPSGEIESLLFCLQAAIGAGFIGYFIGFSRGKQKKVESKEGKGKHVTH, from the coding sequence ATGAAAAAAAATATTTTTTTAATCATTTTGGTGGTCATTTTAGCAATTCTACCTTTATTTTTCCAAAAAGGCGCTGAATTTGGTGGATCAGATGACCAAGCAGAAGCAGCTATTACAAAAATTGATGCTTCCTATAAGCCATGGTTTTCTAGCATCTGGGAGCCACCAAGTGGTGAAATTGAAAGTCTATTATTCTGTTTACAAGCTGCGATAGGTGCTGGTTTTATTGGTTATTTTATAGGATTCTCTAGAGGAAAACAGAAAAAAGTAGAAAGTAAAGAAGGCAAGGGTAAGCATGTTACTCATTGA
- the trpC gene encoding indole-3-glycerol phosphate synthase TrpC — MTTILDKIIAEKENEIQRLKELTLQQSFNPEKRPSLFEKLKSATQLQIISEIKRASPSKGIINNGVNPVDQALQYEKAGAACISVLTDTPFFKGTFEDLKEVTQVVQTPVLCKDFIIDEIQIDYAKANGASVILLIVAALSKDKLRSLYQYASEQELEILVEVHDEQELQIALEIDAKIIGINNRNLKTFEVDLQHTQTIAKHFPFHENRVLISESGIQTAKDAKFVASLGASAILVGETLMRSGNIEATLHSFQIQKDAVNS, encoded by the coding sequence ATGACAACAATTTTGGATAAAATCATAGCAGAAAAAGAAAATGAGATTCAACGATTAAAAGAATTGACTCTACAACAAAGCTTTAATCCAGAAAAGAGACCTTCACTTTTTGAAAAGCTTAAAAGTGCTACTCAGTTACAAATTATTTCAGAGATTAAGAGAGCATCACCTTCAAAAGGAATTATCAATAATGGTGTAAACCCAGTCGATCAGGCATTACAGTACGAAAAGGCTGGTGCTGCATGCATATCAGTTTTAACGGATACTCCTTTTTTTAAAGGAACGTTTGAAGATTTAAAAGAAGTGACGCAAGTGGTTCAAACCCCTGTACTCTGCAAAGATTTTATCATTGATGAAATCCAAATTGATTATGCAAAAGCGAATGGAGCATCAGTCATCTTATTAATTGTTGCAGCACTTTCAAAAGACAAATTACGTTCTTTGTATCAATATGCCAGTGAACAAGAACTAGAAATTTTAGTTGAGGTACATGATGAACAAGAGCTTCAAATAGCATTGGAAATAGATGCCAAAATCATAGGGATCAACAATCGGAATTTAAAAACATTTGAAGTAGATTTACAACATACACAAACAATTGCCAAGCACTTTCCGTTTCATGAAAATCGTGTGTTGATCAGTGAAAGCGGGATTCAAACAGCTAAAGATGCTAAATTTGTGGCTAGCCTTGGTGCAAGTGCAATTCTAGTAGGAGAAACATTAATGCGTAGTGGCAATATTGAAGCCACTTTACATTCATTTCAAATTCAAAAGGATGCTGTAAATTCATGA
- a CDS encoding energy-coupling factor ABC transporter ATP-binding protein: MDELFFDIQHLTHRYADGTVALNQVNLKIAKGKKIALLGNNGAGKSTFFQHLNGLLQPSSGQIHFQNQPMKYNRKALLNLRSHVGIVFQDPDSQLFAGNVRQDISFGPLNLGWSIDKVTEMVEWAMSETEVTYLQNKPIHFLSIGQKKRVAIAGVLAMNPDILILDEPSAGLDPYYSKQILQLLTKIHSFDKTIILSTHDVDFAYEWADEIIVLNDGEVIYDGNPFDIFEQEHLLVKAHLQKPWVFEIAQVLQSKNVINHTNDFPRNKEQLVPYLR; this comes from the coding sequence TTGGATGAATTATTCTTTGATATTCAGCATTTAACACACCGATATGCTGATGGAACCGTCGCATTAAATCAAGTAAATTTGAAGATAGCTAAAGGAAAAAAGATTGCTTTACTAGGTAATAATGGAGCTGGAAAATCTACATTCTTTCAGCATTTAAATGGCCTTCTTCAACCATCTTCAGGTCAAATTCACTTTCAAAATCAACCGATGAAATATAATCGAAAAGCTTTACTAAATTTACGCTCACATGTAGGAATTGTGTTTCAAGATCCTGATTCGCAGCTTTTTGCTGGTAATGTACGTCAAGATATATCCTTCGGCCCATTAAATCTTGGGTGGTCTATAGATAAAGTGACAGAAATGGTGGAATGGGCGATGTCTGAAACTGAAGTGACCTATTTACAAAATAAACCCATACACTTCTTAAGTATTGGTCAAAAAAAGAGAGTAGCCATTGCAGGAGTGCTGGCCATGAATCCAGATATATTGATCTTGGATGAGCCGTCAGCAGGATTAGACCCTTATTACTCAAAACAAATTTTACAATTGCTAACGAAAATACATTCTTTTGATAAAACCATTATTCTTTCTACTCATGATGTAGATTTTGCCTATGAGTGGGCAGATGAAATAATCGTCTTGAATGATGGCGAAGTAATCTATGATGGAAATCCTTTTGATATCTTCGAACAAGAACATTTATTAGTAAAAGCACATTTACAAAAGCCATGGGTTTTTGAAATAGCTCAAGTGTTACAATCCAAAAATGTAATCAATCATACGAACGATTTTCCTAGAAATAAAGAACAATTAGTTCCATACTTGAGATAA
- a CDS encoding energy-coupling factor ABC transporter permease, with protein sequence MYRVKKLINWKLLYFLVVILIVPKPAFAMHIMEGFLPIEWCIFWWALTIPFLIIGFRSIRKTIAENPETKMMLGLSGAFAFVLSALKIPSVTGSCSHPTGVGLGTVLFGPFAMSIVGFIVLLFQALLLAHGGLTTLGANAFSMAIVGPLISYGILKGTTKLGLSFSWAVFLAAALGDLGTYVVTSMQLALAFPSQVGGFFASFTKFSSIFAITQIPLAVSEGILTIVIMNFLQKYNLAELQALKVLKKGAEQS encoded by the coding sequence ATGTATAGGGTTAAGAAATTGATAAATTGGAAATTATTATATTTCCTAGTTGTTATTTTAATCGTGCCAAAGCCTGCTTTTGCAATGCATATTATGGAAGGATTTTTACCAATAGAATGGTGTATTTTTTGGTGGGCACTTACGATTCCATTTTTAATCATTGGATTCCGTTCAATACGCAAGACAATTGCAGAAAACCCTGAAACAAAAATGATGTTAGGCTTATCAGGCGCTTTTGCATTTGTATTATCAGCATTGAAAATTCCATCTGTTACAGGGAGCTGTTCACATCCGACAGGTGTAGGTCTAGGTACAGTATTATTTGGGCCATTCGCAATGAGTATTGTAGGGTTTATCGTTCTTTTATTCCAAGCCTTGTTGTTAGCACATGGCGGTTTAACAACTTTAGGTGCTAATGCTTTTTCAATGGCAATAGTAGGTCCTCTTATATCGTATGGTATTTTGAAAGGAACGACTAAATTGGGGTTATCCTTTTCTTGGGCAGTATTTTTAGCGGCTGCACTAGGTGATTTGGGTACATATGTTGTAACTTCTATGCAACTCGCACTTGCTTTCCCGTCTCAAGTTGGTGGTTTCTTTGCCTCATTTACTAAATTTAGTAGTATTTTTGCCATTACACAAATTCCTTTAGCCGTTAGTGAAGGTATTCTTACAATTGTTATTATGAACTTTTTACAAAAATACAATTTAGCAGAGCTACAAGCACTGAAAGTATTGAAGAAAGGTGCTGAACAATCATGA
- a CDS encoding phosphoribosylanthranilate isomerase — MTKVKICGLMKEENVKTAVESGADAIGFVFAKSKREVSIERAQQLAKHIPMGILKIGVFVDAPIETILQAYKEVPLDFVQLHGHETNEEIQKIGVPTIKACSIKNQEDIERALTYETDYLLLDAPGIQFAGGSGQTFDWGLLDHPKLKERKVILAGGLNPSNVVNAVEIAEPYMVDVSSGVENNGQKDNHLITSFIDAVKKGVS; from the coding sequence ATGACCAAAGTAAAGATATGTGGATTGATGAAAGAAGAAAATGTCAAAACTGCCGTAGAATCAGGAGCAGATGCAATTGGTTTTGTTTTTGCCAAAAGTAAGAGAGAAGTGTCAATTGAGAGAGCTCAACAATTAGCAAAACATATTCCAATGGGGATATTGAAAATCGGTGTTTTTGTTGATGCACCTATTGAAACAATTTTACAAGCATACAAGGAAGTGCCATTAGATTTTGTTCAATTACACGGACATGAAACAAATGAAGAGATTCAGAAAATCGGTGTCCCAACGATTAAAGCGTGTTCTATTAAAAACCAAGAAGATATAGAAAGAGCATTGACTTATGAAACTGACTATTTATTGCTAGATGCTCCTGGAATCCAATTTGCAGGTGGTAGTGGTCAAACATTCGATTGGGGATTATTAGATCATCCAAAACTAAAAGAACGGAAAGTGATTCTAGCTGGAGGATTAAATCCATCAAATGTTGTAAATGCAGTAGAGATTGCAGAGCCTTATATGGTTGATGTATCTAGTGGTGTAGAAAATAATGGACAAAAAGATAATCATCTTATAACTAGTTTTATAGATGCTGTAAAAAAAGGAGTGTCTTAA
- the cbiQ gene encoding cobalt ECF transporter T component CbiQ codes for MLLIDQYAYINRLAKTHPVEKMVLAFFLLLFSLTVKDMLISLITFFVMSFLTVVIAKIPWLYYLKLLSIPGVFLISSMIGILLSFTTHPDLIHRSIWQYQIFNWTVYISSQSVNTSVQLFFSVLSSISCLYFLTLTTPVHDIMQVLKKCKVPELLIELIELTYRFIFVFLEKSVQIYQSQNSRLGYLSVKKGLHSLGLLISSLFVHVFQRSKELSMAMNSRCYDHTMVYLEDSYQYSAKNWAIILMIFLVIVVIYFQFGGILFWMNYSLIFSI; via the coding sequence ATGTTACTCATTGACCAATATGCTTATATCAATCGCTTAGCCAAGACTCATCCAGTAGAAAAAATGGTGTTAGCCTTTTTTCTCTTATTATTTTCATTAACAGTAAAAGATATGCTGATATCACTCATCACATTTTTTGTGATGAGTTTTCTTACAGTGGTGATTGCTAAAATCCCATGGCTATACTATTTGAAATTGTTATCTATCCCAGGTGTTTTTTTAATCAGTAGTATGATTGGCATTTTACTATCATTTACTACACACCCTGATCTCATTCATCGTTCAATTTGGCAATATCAAATATTCAATTGGACTGTTTATATTTCTTCACAAAGTGTCAATACCAGTGTTCAATTATTCTTTTCTGTGTTAAGCAGTATAAGTTGTTTATATTTCTTAACGTTAACAACACCTGTTCATGATATCATGCAGGTTTTAAAAAAATGCAAAGTACCTGAATTATTGATTGAATTAATTGAACTTACTTACCGTTTTATATTCGTTTTTTTAGAGAAATCGGTACAAATTTACCAGTCACAAAATTCACGTCTTGGATATCTCTCTGTAAAGAAAGGGTTGCATTCATTAGGATTGCTTATTTCATCGTTATTTGTTCATGTATTTCAGCGTTCTAAGGAATTATCAATGGCCATGAATTCTCGTTGTTATGATCATACAATGGTATATCTTGAAGATTCCTATCAATATTCTGCTAAAAACTGGGCGATTATTCTTATGATCTTTTTGGTGATCGTTGTTATTTATTTTCAGTTTGGAGGCATTCTCTTTTGGATGAATTATTCTTTGATATTCAGCATTTAA
- the trpB gene encoding tryptophan synthase subunit beta — protein sequence MVKQLNEQKTGRYGKFGGQFVPETLMKALTELEKAYDEAIVDPEFHKELQYYLKDYVGRENPLYFAEHLTEQLGGAKIYLKREDLNHTGAHKINNALGQALLAIRMGKKKVVAETGAGQHGVATATVCALFDLECIVFMGKEDVKRQALNVFRMELLGATVVSVDQGGGTLKDAVNEALRYWVTNVEDTHYILGSALGPHPFPRIVRDFQRIIGVETRKQIVEKEGRLPDAIVACLGGGSNAIGMFHPFVEDQSVKLYGVEAAGKGIQTGLHAAAFAELKEGVLHGAYMYLLQDENGFIQEAHSISAGLDYPAVGPEHCYLHDIGRVKYSSVTDDEALEGLKLLSRAEGIIPALESAHAIYRAAEIAKDMKPDEILVICLSGRGDKDVETVRAALGGEKNDD from the coding sequence ATGGTAAAACAACTTAATGAACAGAAAACAGGAAGATATGGTAAATTTGGTGGTCAGTTCGTCCCTGAAACATTGATGAAAGCATTAACTGAATTAGAAAAGGCTTATGATGAAGCAATTGTCGATCCTGAGTTTCACAAAGAACTACAATATTATTTAAAAGATTACGTAGGTCGGGAAAATCCACTATATTTTGCAGAACATTTAACGGAACAATTAGGCGGAGCAAAAATTTACTTAAAGCGTGAAGACTTAAATCATACGGGAGCACATAAGATTAACAACGCCCTAGGGCAAGCACTACTTGCCATAAGAATGGGGAAAAAGAAAGTTGTTGCAGAAACAGGTGCAGGTCAACACGGTGTTGCAACAGCAACAGTTTGTGCATTGTTTGATTTAGAATGTATAGTCTTTATGGGGAAAGAAGATGTTAAAAGACAAGCGTTAAATGTATTTCGAATGGAATTATTAGGAGCAACTGTCGTCTCTGTCGATCAAGGTGGGGGTACATTAAAGGATGCGGTCAATGAAGCGCTTCGTTATTGGGTAACCAATGTTGAAGATACTCACTATATTTTGGGATCTGCACTTGGACCACATCCATTCCCAAGAATTGTACGAGATTTTCAAAGAATCATTGGCGTTGAAACTAGAAAACAGATAGTAGAAAAAGAGGGCAGACTACCAGATGCCATTGTAGCATGTCTTGGTGGTGGTAGTAATGCAATAGGTATGTTCCACCCATTTGTTGAAGATCAATCTGTAAAACTATATGGGGTTGAAGCTGCTGGGAAAGGAATACAAACTGGACTTCATGCCGCAGCATTTGCTGAATTAAAAGAGGGCGTTTTACATGGAGCGTATATGTATTTATTACAAGACGAGAATGGTTTTATACAAGAAGCACATTCCATTTCTGCTGGACTTGATTATCCAGCTGTAGGACCTGAACATTGCTACTTACATGATATTGGCCGTGTCAAATATTCTTCTGTTACAGATGATGAAGCATTAGAAGGCTTGAAATTATTGTCACGTGCAGAAGGAATTATTCCAGCGCTGGAAAGTGCTCATGCTATTTATCGAGCTGCTGAGATTGCAAAAGATATGAAACCGGATGAAATTTTAGTCATTTGCTTATCTGGTCGTGGAGATAAAGATGTTGAAACTGTAAGAGCTGCTTTAGGAGGCGAAAAAAATGACGACTAA
- the trpA gene encoding tryptophan synthase subunit alpha produces the protein MTTKSLQLAIEDKLKTGQKAFVPYIMAGDGGLKAIRKQILFLQQAGVTAIELGIPFTDPVADGPVIQDAGIRALTEGANLKVILDEIAAFKNEVQVPLIIMSYLNPILAYGIEKFVETCEKIGISGLIIPDLPLEEAEIIQSKLVNSSIALVQLISLTSPKDRIERIAKAAEGFIYAVTVNGITGVRNDFGQSLEDHLQNLKEISDIPVLAGFGISTPEQVEEIGAMADGVIVGSAIVKAFHEGNEASIKELLPKVTVGE, from the coding sequence ATGACGACTAAATCATTACAACTAGCAATAGAAGATAAGCTTAAAACAGGGCAAAAAGCATTTGTACCCTACATTATGGCAGGAGATGGAGGACTTAAAGCAATCCGAAAACAAATACTTTTCTTGCAACAAGCCGGTGTGACAGCGATTGAATTAGGTATTCCATTCACAGATCCTGTAGCAGATGGTCCAGTTATTCAAGATGCTGGGATTCGTGCGCTAACAGAAGGCGCGAATTTAAAGGTAATATTAGATGAAATTGCTGCATTTAAAAATGAAGTTCAAGTACCTTTAATCATAATGAGTTACCTTAACCCCATTTTAGCTTATGGTATTGAAAAATTCGTAGAGACATGTGAAAAAATAGGGATAAGTGGTTTAATCATTCCTGATTTACCACTTGAAGAAGCAGAGATTATTCAATCCAAACTTGTCAATTCATCAATCGCACTCGTCCAACTGATTTCATTAACAAGCCCAAAAGATCGTATTGAACGAATCGCGAAGGCAGCAGAAGGATTTATATATGCTGTGACTGTAAATGGAATTACAGGTGTTCGCAATGACTTTGGCCAATCCTTAGAAGACCATTTACAAAATCTAAAAGAGATTAGTGATATACCTGTTTTAGCTGGTTTTGGTATTTCAACACCTGAACAAGTTGAAGAGATTGGCGCAATGGCAGATGGAGTTATTGTAGGAAGTGCCATTGTAAAAGCATTTCATGAAGGGAATGAAGCATCTATTAAAGAATTATTACCAAAAGTAACTGTTGGAGAATAA